In the Azospirillum formosense genome, one interval contains:
- a CDS encoding ABC transporter ATP-binding protein, with product MLKVEGITVCYGQIPALRNVSLTVEEGELVTLIGANGAGKTTTLRAISGLLPLASGRITFEGREIGNAAPRTVLALGVAHCPEGRRVFPHLTVRENLEMGAYLRRDHQAVAQDMERLFHRFPRLKERLNQPAGTMSGGEQQMLAIARALMSRPKIVLFDEPSLGLAPNLVERTFEIVSDIRREGTTVLMVEQNAYAALDMCDRAYLLESGQVMEQGTGQAMLANDHIQRAYLGG from the coding sequence ATGCTAAAGGTTGAGGGGATCACCGTCTGCTACGGCCAGATCCCGGCGCTCCGCAACGTCTCGCTGACGGTGGAGGAGGGGGAGCTGGTCACCCTGATCGGCGCCAACGGCGCCGGCAAGACCACGACGCTGCGCGCCATCAGCGGCCTGCTGCCGCTGGCCTCGGGCCGCATCACCTTCGAGGGGCGGGAGATCGGCAACGCCGCCCCCCGCACGGTGCTGGCGCTGGGCGTGGCGCACTGTCCGGAGGGGCGGCGCGTCTTCCCCCACCTGACCGTGCGCGAGAATTTGGAGATGGGCGCCTATCTGCGCCGCGACCATCAGGCGGTGGCCCAGGATATGGAGCGGCTGTTCCACCGCTTCCCCCGCCTGAAGGAGCGGCTGAACCAGCCCGCCGGCACCATGTCGGGCGGCGAGCAGCAGATGCTGGCCATCGCGCGCGCGCTGATGTCGCGCCCGAAGATCGTGCTGTTCGACGAGCCGTCGCTGGGCCTCGCCCCCAACCTCGTGGAGCGCACCTTCGAGATCGTGTCGGACATCCGCCGGGAAGGGACCACCGTGCTGATGGTCGAGCAGAACGCCTACGCCGCGCTCGACATGTGCGACCGCGCCTACCTGCTGGAGAGCGGGCAGGTGATGGAGCAGGGAACCGGGCAGGCCATGCTCGCCAACGACCACATCCAGCGCGCCTATCTGGGCGGTTAA
- a CDS encoding xanthine dehydrogenase family protein molybdopterin-binding subunit: MGEVSTAGSGAGSGVGARVRRKEDDRLLRGRGRFVGDIALVGMKELAFVRSPVAHATITGIEIPEEHRGAVFTWADLAAGGVKPIRAVSGLPGFKVSEQPALADGKVRFVGEPVAVCVAATRAEAEDIAASVFVDYAELPVNADMLEAVKPGAPRVHDHWPDNVFLETNVGGNIAEIAATAPVKVSRTIRTARQCMVPLEGKGVVAHWDRHVEQLVLTTSTQMPHIVRAGLSECLDLDQGLIRVVAPDVGGGFGWKGLLQPEEIVAAWIAMRLDRPVRWTEDRREHLVAAANAREHHYEITAYADARGRLLGIEADAWVDAGAYSVYPFSACLEAAQVGSILPGPYDFAHYRCRTFSVCTNKPPIVPYRGVARTGVCFAMEQMIDAVADAVGREPWQVRLENLVPPEKMPFDNVTRKHFDSGDYPESVRRAVAAIELDGWRARQKNGEADGRLIGVGFATYCEQSAHGTAVYHGWGIPMVPGHEQAQARITPDGGLELRVGVQSHGQSMETTFAQVAHEVLGIPLEKIKLVHGDTGLTPYSTGTWGSRSMVMAGGAVATACRTLAERLRRIGAHLMQAGPDGVVLEEGAVKAGAAAVTIREIAHTWYRAPQLLPADVDRGGLEVTAGYKPGSDHGTFSYATHAVAVAVDPEIGQVEILDYVVVEDAGTMVNPMVVDGQIYGGVAQGVGTALYERMPYDAEGQPLASTFADYLIPGFTEVPHVRIIHMLTPSPYTEFGVKGIGEGGAIAPPAAICNAINDALKPLEVIVTNAPMTPEVILAAIAETRGAA, from the coding sequence ATGGGAGAGGTTAGCACCGCTGGATCGGGCGCCGGTTCCGGTGTCGGCGCCAGGGTCCGCCGCAAGGAGGACGACCGGCTGCTGCGCGGGCGGGGCCGCTTCGTCGGCGACATCGCCCTGGTCGGCATGAAGGAGCTGGCCTTCGTGCGCAGCCCGGTCGCCCACGCGACCATCACCGGCATCGAGATTCCGGAGGAGCACCGCGGCGCCGTCTTCACCTGGGCGGACCTGGCGGCGGGCGGCGTCAAGCCGATCCGCGCCGTGTCGGGCCTGCCCGGCTTCAAGGTGTCGGAGCAGCCGGCGCTGGCCGACGGCAAGGTGCGCTTCGTCGGCGAGCCGGTGGCCGTCTGCGTCGCCGCCACCCGCGCCGAGGCCGAGGACATCGCGGCGTCCGTCTTCGTCGATTACGCCGAGCTGCCGGTGAATGCCGACATGCTGGAGGCGGTGAAGCCCGGCGCGCCCAGGGTGCACGACCATTGGCCGGACAACGTCTTCCTGGAGACCAACGTCGGCGGCAACATCGCGGAGATCGCCGCCACCGCCCCGGTGAAGGTGTCGCGGACCATCCGCACGGCGCGCCAATGCATGGTGCCGCTGGAGGGCAAGGGCGTGGTCGCCCACTGGGACCGCCATGTCGAACAGCTCGTCCTGACCACCTCCACCCAGATGCCGCACATCGTGCGCGCCGGCCTGTCGGAATGCCTGGACCTCGACCAGGGGCTGATCCGCGTGGTGGCGCCGGACGTCGGCGGCGGCTTCGGCTGGAAGGGCCTGCTCCAGCCCGAGGAGATCGTGGCCGCCTGGATCGCCATGCGCCTCGACCGCCCCGTCCGCTGGACCGAGGACCGGCGGGAGCATCTGGTGGCCGCCGCCAACGCCCGCGAGCACCATTACGAGATCACCGCCTACGCCGACGCGCGCGGGCGGCTGCTGGGGATCGAGGCCGACGCCTGGGTCGATGCCGGGGCCTACTCCGTCTATCCCTTCTCGGCCTGCCTGGAAGCGGCGCAGGTCGGCAGCATCCTGCCCGGCCCCTACGACTTCGCGCATTACCGCTGCCGCACCTTCTCCGTCTGCACCAACAAGCCGCCGATCGTGCCTTATCGCGGCGTGGCGCGCACCGGCGTGTGCTTCGCCATGGAGCAGATGATCGACGCCGTGGCCGACGCCGTTGGGCGGGAGCCGTGGCAGGTGCGGCTGGAAAACCTCGTCCCGCCGGAGAAGATGCCCTTCGACAACGTGACGCGGAAGCATTTCGACAGCGGCGACTATCCCGAATCCGTCCGCCGCGCCGTCGCCGCCATCGAGCTTGACGGCTGGCGCGCCCGCCAGAAAAACGGAGAGGCGGACGGCCGGCTGATCGGCGTCGGCTTCGCCACCTATTGCGAGCAGTCGGCCCACGGCACCGCCGTCTATCACGGCTGGGGCATCCCCATGGTGCCGGGGCACGAACAGGCGCAGGCCCGCATCACCCCGGACGGCGGGCTGGAGCTGCGCGTCGGCGTGCAGTCGCACGGCCAGAGCATGGAGACCACCTTCGCCCAGGTCGCCCACGAGGTGCTGGGCATCCCGCTGGAGAAGATCAAGCTGGTGCACGGCGACACCGGCCTGACGCCCTATTCGACGGGCACCTGGGGGTCGCGCAGCATGGTCATGGCCGGCGGTGCCGTCGCCACCGCCTGCCGCACGCTCGCCGAGCGGCTGCGCCGGATCGGCGCGCATCTGATGCAGGCCGGGCCGGACGGGGTGGTTCTGGAGGAAGGGGCGGTGAAGGCCGGGGCCGCCGCGGTGACGATCCGCGAGATCGCCCACACCTGGTACCGCGCGCCGCAGCTCCTCCCCGCCGACGTGGACCGGGGCGGGCTGGAGGTCACCGCCGGCTACAAGCCGGGCAGCGACCACGGCACCTTCTCCTACGCCACCCACGCCGTGGCGGTGGCCGTGGACCCGGAGATCGGGCAGGTCGAAATCCTCGACTACGTGGTGGTCGAGGACGCCGGGACCATGGTCAACCCGATGGTCGTCGACGGCCAGATCTACGGCGGCGTTGCCCAGGGCGTCGGCACCGCGCTCTACGAGCGGATGCCCTACGACGCGGAGGGCCAGCCGCTCGCCTCCACCTTCGCGGATTACCTGATCCCCGGTTTCACCGAGGTCCCGCACGTGAGGATCATCCACATGCTGACCCCCTCGCCCTACACCGAGTTCGGCGTGAAGGGCATCGGCGAGGGTGGCGCGATCGCCCCGCCGGCGGCGATCTGCAACGCCATCAACGACGCGCTGAAGCCACTGGAGGTCATCGTGACGAACGCGCCGATGACTCCGGAGGTCATCCTTGCCGCCATCGCCGAAACGCGGGGTGCGGCATGA
- a CDS encoding FAD binding domain-containing protein: MKAVDFDYAQPATLDAALELLAREDVMVRPVAGSQSLGPMLNLRLAQPELLVDITRIAELRTIRREGDRLVIGACVTHARLEDGDYPDVTRGVLPSVAAVIAYRAVRNRGTIGGSLAHADPAADWVNVLTALGADVVIAGRSGRRSVPMTDFILGVFETALQPGEIVAEIHVPALSDRARWGYYKVCRKTGEFSHATGAVLIDPARGVQRCVAGATSGKPVVIDGPALFEGGCTEAAMAAHLAGSPAADDPIALRTHTVALKRAIAQVMS, from the coding sequence ATGAAGGCGGTCGATTTCGACTACGCGCAGCCGGCGACGCTGGACGCGGCGCTGGAGCTTCTGGCGCGCGAGGACGTGATGGTGCGGCCCGTCGCGGGTTCGCAGTCGCTCGGCCCCATGCTGAACCTGCGGCTGGCCCAGCCGGAGCTGCTGGTGGACATCACCCGCATCGCCGAGCTTCGGACGATCCGTCGGGAAGGCGACCGGCTGGTCATCGGCGCCTGCGTCACCCACGCGCGGCTGGAGGACGGCGACTACCCGGACGTGACGCGCGGCGTTCTGCCGTCCGTGGCGGCGGTGATCGCCTACCGCGCGGTGCGCAACCGCGGCACCATCGGCGGCAGCCTCGCCCACGCCGATCCGGCGGCGGACTGGGTGAACGTGCTGACCGCGCTCGGCGCCGACGTGGTGATCGCGGGCCGAAGCGGGCGGCGCAGCGTGCCGATGACCGACTTCATCCTCGGCGTGTTCGAGACGGCGTTGCAGCCGGGCGAGATCGTCGCGGAAATCCATGTCCCCGCCCTGTCCGACCGGGCGCGCTGGGGCTATTACAAGGTCTGCCGCAAGACCGGCGAGTTCTCCCACGCCACCGGGGCGGTGCTGATCGACCCGGCCCGCGGCGTCCAGCGCTGCGTCGCCGGTGCGACCTCCGGCAAGCCGGTGGTGATCGACGGCCCGGCCCTGTTCGAGGGCGGCTGCACCGAAGCGGCGATGGCGGCGCATCTCGCCGGCAGCCCCGCCGCGGACGACCCCATCGCCCTTCGGACCCACACCGTCGCGCTGAAGCGCGCCATCGCGCAGGTGATGTCATGA
- a CDS encoding (2Fe-2S)-binding protein, translating into MSAHAKTISLTVNGTRVEASVPPRQHLGDFLRERELLTGTHLGCEHGVCGACTILIDGEPARSCITFAVACDGRSITTVEGLDDDPVATELREAFSAEHGLQCGFCTPGMLVAARDVVLRRPDVDNPAIRTAMSGNLCRCTGYVGIVNAIRRVIDARNTNAG; encoded by the coding sequence ATGAGCGCCCACGCCAAAACCATTTCCCTGACCGTCAACGGCACGCGCGTCGAGGCCAGCGTGCCGCCGCGCCAGCATCTGGGCGACTTCCTGCGCGAGCGGGAGCTGCTGACCGGCACCCATCTGGGCTGCGAGCACGGCGTGTGCGGCGCCTGCACCATCCTGATCGACGGCGAACCGGCGCGCTCCTGCATCACCTTCGCGGTGGCCTGCGACGGGCGGTCCATCACCACGGTGGAGGGGCTGGACGACGATCCCGTCGCCACGGAGCTGCGCGAGGCCTTCTCCGCCGAGCACGGCCTCCAGTGCGGCTTCTGCACGCCGGGGATGCTGGTGGCGGCGCGCGACGTGGTGCTGCGCCGCCCGGACGTCGACAACCCGGCGATCCGCACGGCGATGAGCGGCAACCTGTGCCGCTGCACCGGCTATGTCGGGATCGTCAACGCCATCCGCCGCGTCATCGACGCGCGCAACACGAACGCGGGGTAA
- a CDS encoding SRPBCC family protein yields MPTMTQTLAVNFPRARVWPLLGDVEQVMSCMPGASLTKPREGDRIFGQMRVKLGPIAAVFAGEGTLAMDEATHTGVIHGQGTDPKNNSRAKADVTFSVLEEGAGTRIDLTVDFTLTGVLAQFSRGAIVQEIANRLTAEFARNLEAKLAASAPAEVMAAASSDTAAAPVPEPAAESAPEPTPEPAPEPAKELNAGNLLWVMLKDWLRGLFGGRSLQNNHSRSR; encoded by the coding sequence ATGCCGACCATGACCCAGACCCTTGCCGTCAATTTCCCGCGCGCCCGCGTCTGGCCGCTGCTCGGCGACGTGGAGCAGGTGATGTCCTGCATGCCCGGCGCCTCGCTGACCAAGCCGCGCGAGGGCGACCGCATCTTCGGGCAGATGCGCGTGAAGCTCGGCCCCATCGCCGCCGTCTTCGCGGGGGAGGGCACGCTGGCGATGGACGAGGCGACCCACACCGGCGTCATCCACGGCCAGGGCACGGACCCCAAGAACAACTCCCGCGCCAAGGCCGACGTGACCTTTTCGGTTTTGGAAGAGGGTGCGGGGACGCGCATCGACCTGACCGTCGATTTCACCCTGACAGGCGTGCTGGCCCAGTTCAGCCGCGGCGCCATCGTTCAGGAGATCGCCAACCGCCTGACCGCCGAGTTCGCCCGCAACCTGGAAGCCAAGCTGGCGGCGAGCGCACCGGCGGAGGTGATGGCGGCTGCGTCTTCGGACACGGCGGCCGCCCCGGTTCCCGAGCCTGCCGCCGAGTCCGCCCCCGAACCGACCCCCGAGCCGGCCCCCGAGCCAGCCAAGGAACTGAACGCTGGCAATCTGCTGTGGGTGATGCTGAAAGACTGGCTGCGTGGCCTGTTCGGCGGCCGCTCTCTGCAAAACAACCACAGCCGTTCCCGATAA
- a CDS encoding amidase → MPNDPLNAFVPDGRTEVAGAASGPLAGLRFAVKDLFHIAGLPTGAGNPDWLRTHEVPRETAPAVQRLLDAGGRVAGKTLTDELAWSLAGENAHYGTPENPQAPGRIPGGSSSGSASAVAGRAVDFAIGTDTGGSVRLPASYCGLYGIRPTHGAVPLDGSVPLAPSFDTVGWFAREAALLRRVGAVVLPPASAPALRRLRVAEDAFAVAGETVRAALTPALERLRERFGGAETVTLAPEGLDRWRPVFQTLQAAEAWAAHGAWIAATKPTFGPGVRDRFAAAATLDPALARAAAEAREGIRRRMDALLGTDGLIILPSAPGIAPLRGSSGAAVDAERGRALAILCPAGLAGLPQVSIPAARLQGCPLGLSLIGPRGSDSTLLAIAEDLFA, encoded by the coding sequence ATGCCGAACGATCCTCTGAACGCCTTCGTCCCCGACGGCCGGACCGAGGTCGCCGGTGCCGCAAGCGGCCCGCTGGCCGGGCTGCGCTTTGCGGTGAAGGACCTGTTCCACATCGCCGGCCTGCCCACCGGGGCCGGCAACCCGGACTGGCTGCGCACCCACGAGGTTCCGCGGGAGACCGCCCCCGCCGTGCAGCGGCTGTTGGACGCCGGGGGGCGCGTCGCCGGCAAGACCCTGACCGACGAGCTGGCCTGGAGCCTGGCCGGCGAGAACGCCCACTATGGCACGCCGGAGAACCCGCAGGCGCCGGGCCGCATCCCCGGCGGCTCCTCCAGCGGGTCGGCCTCCGCGGTGGCGGGCAGGGCGGTGGATTTCGCCATCGGGACGGACACCGGCGGGTCGGTCCGCCTGCCGGCGAGCTATTGCGGTCTCTACGGGATCCGGCCCACCCACGGGGCGGTTCCGCTGGACGGCTCCGTTCCCCTGGCGCCGAGCTTCGACACCGTGGGCTGGTTCGCGCGCGAGGCGGCGCTGCTCCGCCGCGTCGGGGCGGTGGTGCTGCCCCCGGCGTCCGCCCCGGCGCTCCGCCGCCTGCGGGTCGCCGAGGACGCCTTCGCCGTGGCGGGGGAGACGGTGCGCGCCGCCCTCACCCCGGCCTTGGAGCGGCTGCGCGAGCGGTTCGGGGGTGCGGAGACCGTGACGCTGGCCCCGGAGGGGCTGGATCGATGGCGCCCGGTCTTCCAGACGCTCCAGGCCGCCGAGGCCTGGGCGGCGCACGGCGCCTGGATCGCGGCGACGAAGCCGACCTTCGGCCCGGGGGTGCGCGATCGCTTCGCCGCGGCCGCCACGCTCGATCCCGCCCTGGCCCGCGCGGCGGCGGAGGCGCGGGAGGGCATCCGGCGGCGAATGGACGCCCTTCTGGGAACGGACGGGCTCATCATCCTGCCCAGCGCGCCGGGCATCGCGCCGCTGCGCGGCTCGTCGGGGGCGGCGGTGGACGCGGAGCGCGGTCGGGCGCTGGCGATCCTCTGCCCCGCCGGTCTGGCCGGTCTGCCGCAAGTCTCCATTCCCGCGGCGCGGCTCCAGGGCTGCCCGCTCGGCCTGTCGCTGATCGGCCCGCGCGGCAGCGATTCGACGCTTCTGGCCATCGCCGAGGACCTCTTCGCATGA
- the hpxZ gene encoding oxalurate catabolism protein HpxZ, with protein MTLEINIPEVVAEVTAAFERYERALTGNDVAVLDELFWNHPATLRYGVGENLYGYDAIAAFRQGRPAAGLDRSLRNTVITTYGRDMATANTEFTRPSTERVGRQSHTWVRMPEGWRIVAAHVSLMG; from the coding sequence ATGACGCTTGAGATCAACATCCCCGAGGTGGTGGCCGAGGTCACCGCCGCCTTCGAGCGCTACGAGCGCGCGCTGACCGGCAACGACGTGGCGGTCCTGGACGAGCTGTTCTGGAACCACCCGGCGACCCTGCGCTACGGCGTGGGCGAGAACCTGTACGGCTACGACGCCATCGCCGCCTTCCGCCAGGGCCGCCCGGCGGCGGGGCTGGACCGGAGCTTGCGCAACACCGTCATCACCACCTATGGCCGCGACATGGCGACCGCCAACACCGAATTCACGCGCCCTTCCACCGAGCGCGTCGGGCGGCAGAGCCACACCTGGGTCCGCATGCCGGAGGGCTGGCGGATCGTCGCGGCGCATGTGTCGCTGATGGGCTAG
- a CDS encoding MarR family transcriptional regulator codes for MTLDDPLIEEAYRVLAERPGFLIRRLHQIHVAMFMEECAEFNITPVQYSVLTALAERPDLDQVTLGAQIGIDRTTTAGVLARLAERGLIQRRASPVDKRMKLAAITAEGRKLLRRMDKKAQRAHDRTIAPLPKEDRAVFLRYLLHLVDASNGYGRAPLHLP; via the coding sequence ATGACATTAGACGACCCCCTGATCGAAGAGGCGTACCGCGTCCTGGCGGAGCGTCCCGGATTCCTCATCCGCCGCCTGCACCAGATCCACGTCGCCATGTTCATGGAGGAGTGCGCGGAGTTCAACATCACCCCCGTCCAGTACAGCGTGCTGACCGCCCTGGCGGAACGCCCCGACCTGGATCAGGTGACGCTGGGTGCCCAGATCGGCATCGACCGCACGACCACGGCGGGCGTGCTGGCGCGGCTGGCCGAGCGCGGGCTGATCCAGCGCCGGGCCAGCCCGGTGGACAAGCGCATGAAGCTGGCCGCCATCACGGCGGAGGGCCGGAAGCTGCTGCGCCGCATGGACAAGAAGGCCCAGCGCGCCCACGACCGCACCATCGCGCCCCTGCCGAAGGAGGACCGGGCGGTCTTCCTGCGCTACCTGCTGCATCTGGTCGACGCCAGCAACGGCTACGGCCGCGCCCCGCTGCATTTGCCGTAA
- a CDS encoding DUF1116 domain-containing protein, with protein sequence MNDATSRAVERMLAAVPVWTETGTAGERIGLDRHTLLHAGPPFADPAEICPPILNAAAAALLFEGVAGGVEEARAMVLSGAVTLRPAQDMGVVTPLAAVVSRSMWLHVVEDAGGSGARAYSPLNEGGGPALRFGIVSGAVVERLRLLHGAVGPALAGIGPVELRGIACEAMGQGDELHGRVGVASALLTETLVSRLGGTGAVCAFLKEAGQFFLNPWMAACKAMMLAADGVPGAALVTAAGGNGVRFGLRLSGMMGEGWASAPVAAPQGPDIGTPRPRLPAIGDSAVIDALGFGALALDAAPLLRAELGAAAETAIAAADRLLCADHPVHGRRVGLDARAVLLGGPVPPVCLAALHAAGEDGIVGRGLAWHPPSCHAEAVAAVHRLSRADFPDASTSCA encoded by the coding sequence ATGAACGACGCCACTTCGCGGGCCGTGGAGCGGATGCTGGCCGCCGTTCCGGTGTGGACGGAAACCGGAACCGCCGGGGAGCGGATCGGGCTCGACCGCCACACGCTGCTGCACGCCGGGCCGCCCTTCGCCGATCCGGCGGAGATCTGCCCGCCGATCCTCAACGCCGCCGCCGCGGCGCTGCTGTTCGAAGGTGTGGCCGGCGGCGTGGAGGAGGCCCGTGCCATGGTCTTGAGCGGCGCCGTGACGCTGCGCCCGGCGCAGGACATGGGCGTGGTCACCCCGCTGGCCGCCGTCGTGTCGCGGTCGATGTGGCTGCATGTGGTGGAGGATGCGGGCGGCTCCGGCGCCCGCGCCTACAGCCCGCTCAACGAGGGCGGCGGCCCCGCCTTGCGCTTCGGCATCGTCAGCGGGGCGGTGGTGGAGCGGCTGCGCCTGCTGCACGGCGCGGTCGGCCCGGCGCTGGCCGGGATCGGGCCGGTGGAATTGCGTGGCATCGCCTGCGAGGCGATGGGGCAGGGGGACGAGTTGCACGGGCGCGTCGGGGTGGCTTCGGCGCTGCTGACCGAGACGCTGGTGTCGCGGCTGGGCGGGACCGGCGCGGTCTGCGCCTTCCTGAAGGAGGCCGGGCAGTTCTTCCTCAACCCCTGGATGGCCGCCTGCAAGGCGATGATGCTGGCCGCCGACGGCGTGCCGGGGGCGGCGCTGGTCACGGCGGCGGGTGGCAACGGGGTGCGCTTCGGGCTGCGCCTGTCCGGCATGATGGGCGAGGGCTGGGCGAGCGCGCCGGTGGCCGCCCCGCAAGGGCCGGACATTGGTACTCCCCGCCCGCGCCTGCCGGCGATCGGGGACAGCGCCGTCATCGACGCGCTGGGCTTCGGCGCGCTGGCCCTCGACGCCGCCCCGCTGCTGCGGGCGGAGCTGGGGGCAGCGGCCGAAACGGCCATCGCGGCGGCGGACCGGCTGCTCTGCGCCGACCATCCCGTCCACGGGCGGCGCGTCGGGCTGGACGCCCGCGCCGTGCTGCTGGGCGGCCCGGTGCCCCCCGTCTGTCTGGCCGCCCTGCACGCGGCGGGGGAGGACGGGATCGTCGGGCGCGGCCTCGCCTGGCATCCGCCCTCCTGCCACGCCGAGGCGGTGGCGGCGGTGCACCGGTTGAGCCGCGCCGATTTTCCGGACGCCTCCACCTCCTGCGCGTGA
- a CDS encoding FAD-binding protein yields MSILVIAEHDNAALKAATLNAVGAAAKIASSVQGDIHVLVAGQGAQAVAEAASKIAGVAKVLLADDAAYAHPLPENVAPLVVGLAKGYGPEKYEHLLAAASSEGKNLLPRVAALLDVAAISDITGVVSADTFERPIYAGNAIATVKSADPIKVVTVRTTAFEAAAATGGSATVESIAGTGDAGSARFVGQELTKSERPELTQAKIVVSGGRGMQSGDNFKLLEALADKLGAAVGASRAAVDAGFVPNDYQVGQTGKIVAPELYIAVGISGAIQHLAGMKDSKVIVAINKDEEAPIFQVADYGLVADLFKAVPELTAGV; encoded by the coding sequence ATGTCCATTCTCGTCATCGCCGAACACGACAACGCCGCGCTGAAGGCCGCCACGCTGAACGCGGTCGGCGCCGCCGCCAAGATCGCCAGCTCGGTTCAGGGCGACATCCACGTGCTGGTCGCCGGCCAGGGCGCCCAGGCCGTCGCCGAGGCGGCGTCCAAGATCGCCGGGGTGGCCAAGGTGCTGCTGGCCGACGACGCGGCCTACGCCCACCCGCTGCCGGAGAACGTCGCGCCGCTGGTCGTCGGTCTGGCCAAGGGCTACGGCCCCGAAAAGTATGAGCATCTTCTGGCCGCCGCCTCGTCGGAGGGCAAGAATCTGCTGCCGCGCGTCGCCGCGCTGCTCGACGTCGCGGCGATCTCCGACATCACCGGGGTGGTCTCCGCCGACACCTTCGAGCGGCCGATCTACGCCGGCAACGCCATCGCCACGGTGAAGTCCGCCGACCCGATCAAGGTCGTCACGGTGCGCACCACCGCCTTCGAGGCGGCCGCCGCCACGGGCGGCTCGGCGACGGTCGAGAGCATCGCCGGGACGGGCGACGCCGGCTCGGCCAGGTTCGTCGGCCAGGAGCTGACGAAATCGGAGCGTCCGGAGCTGACCCAGGCCAAGATCGTGGTGTCGGGCGGCCGCGGCATGCAGTCGGGCGACAACTTCAAGCTGCTGGAGGCGCTGGCCGACAAGCTGGGGGCGGCGGTCGGGGCCAGCCGCGCGGCGGTGGACGCCGGCTTCGTGCCGAACGACTACCAGGTCGGCCAGACCGGCAAGATCGTGGCGCCCGAGCTGTACATCGCCGTCGGCATCTCCGGGGCCATCCAGCACCTCGCCGGCATGAAGGACAGCAAGGTCATCGTCGCCATCAACAAGGACGAGGAGGCGCCGATCTTCCAGGTCGCCGACTACGGCCTCGTCGCCGACCTCTTCAAGGCGGTGCCCGAGCTGACGGCCGGGGTGTGA
- a CDS encoding electron transfer flavoprotein subunit beta/FixA family protein, translated as MKILVPVKRVVDYNVKIRVKADGSGVETANVKMSMNPFDEIAVEEAVRLKEAGTATEVIVVTVGPTAAQETLRTGLAMGADRGILVQTDAETQPLAVAKVLKALVDKEGPTLVILGKQAIDDDCNQTGQMLAALLGWPQGTFASKVTPGEGAVTVTREIDGGLETVQLTLPAVVTADLRLNEPRYASLPNIMKAKKKPIETLAPDALGVDVAPRLTTLKVAEPAKRKAGVKVADVAALVDKLKNEARAI; from the coding sequence ATGAAGATCCTCGTCCCGGTCAAGCGGGTGGTCGATTACAACGTCAAGATCCGCGTCAAGGCGGACGGCTCCGGCGTTGAGACCGCCAACGTGAAGATGAGCATGAACCCCTTCGACGAGATCGCCGTCGAAGAGGCCGTCCGCCTCAAGGAAGCCGGCACGGCGACCGAGGTCATCGTGGTCACCGTCGGCCCGACGGCCGCCCAGGAGACGCTGCGCACCGGCCTCGCCATGGGCGCCGACCGCGGCATCCTGGTCCAGACCGACGCCGAGACGCAGCCCCTGGCCGTCGCCAAGGTGCTCAAGGCGCTCGTCGACAAGGAAGGCCCGACGCTGGTCATCCTCGGCAAGCAGGCGATCGACGACGACTGCAACCAGACCGGCCAGATGCTCGCAGCATTGCTGGGCTGGCCGCAGGGCACCTTCGCCTCCAAGGTCACGCCGGGCGAGGGCGCGGTCACCGTGACCCGCGAGATCGACGGCGGCCTGGAGACGGTGCAGCTGACGCTGCCCGCCGTGGTCACCGCCGACCTGCGCCTGAATGAGCCGCGCTACGCCTCGCTGCCCAACATCATGAAGGCCAAGAAGAAGCCCATCGAGACGCTGGCCCCCGACGCGCTGGGTGTCGACGTGGCGCCGCGCCTGACCACGCTCAAGGTCGCCGAGCCGGCCAAGCGCAAGGCCGGCGTCAAGGTCGCCGACGTCGCCGCCCTGGTCGACAAGCTCAAGAACGAAGCCCGCGCGATCTGA